Proteins encoded together in one Vitis vinifera cultivar Pinot Noir 40024 chromosome 4, ASM3070453v1 window:
- the LOC100854905 gene encoding uncharacterized protein LOC100854905 isoform X2, producing MAYHTNLFSHCQSSMDLGSFGVTDSVMELPFFFDTTSRSGYLEDAIADWKYGFEQQQVLPHSPGRMNSHNLGDQVDPLLNFTSMAAYSSLSETNAGGAEQEAIHSCAKSSLQKGAMSKEKKIAYPFDVVKPGGVEGDVTLKDINHRILMRPKRPIPHPVGDYAAHPCASPASGFGISGKSVVALTKIHTQGGGTITIIRTKS from the exons ATGGCATATCACACCAATTTGTTTTCTCACTGCCAAAGCTCCATGGATCTTGGAAGCTTTGGAGTCACTGATTCAG TAATGGAGTTGCCCTTCTTTTTCGACACCACATCTAGAAGTGGGTACCTTGAAGATGCCATTGCTGACTGGAAATATGGTTTCGAGCAGCAACAAGTGCTGCCTCACTCTCCTGGTCGAATG AATAGCCACAATTTGGGGGATCAAGTAGACCCACTTCTGAATTTTACCTCTATGGCGGCCTATTCTAGTCTTTCAG AAACCAATGCTGGAGGTGCAGAACAAGAAGCCATTCACTCTTGTGCGAAGTCTTCTTTACAGAAGGGTGCCATGTCTAAAG AGAAGAAGATAGCTTATCCATTTGATGTAGTGAAGCCTGGAGGAGTTGAAGGAGACGTAACCCTAAAAGATATAAATCATCGAATACTCATGCGACCAAAAAGGCCCATTCCACATCCGGTGGGTGACTATGCAGCTCATCCCTGTGCTTCTCCTGCCAGTGGTTTTGGTATCTCTGGAAAATCAGTAGTGGCCCTCACTAAAATTCACACACAGGGAGGAGGCACCATCACTATTATCAGGACGAAGAGCTAA
- the LOC100854905 gene encoding uncharacterized protein LOC100854905 isoform X1 yields the protein MAYHTNLFSHCQSSMDLGSFGVTDSVMELPFFFDTTSRSGYLEDAIADWKYGFEQQQVLPHSPGRMNSHNLGDQVDPLLNFTSMAAYSSLSETNAGGAEQEAIHSCAKSSLQKGAMSKGSHGIASSFPKKKIAYPFDVVKPGGVEGDVTLKDINHRILMRPKRPIPHPVGDYAAHPCASPASGFGISGKSVVALTKIHTQGGGTITIIRTKS from the exons ATGGCATATCACACCAATTTGTTTTCTCACTGCCAAAGCTCCATGGATCTTGGAAGCTTTGGAGTCACTGATTCAG TAATGGAGTTGCCCTTCTTTTTCGACACCACATCTAGAAGTGGGTACCTTGAAGATGCCATTGCTGACTGGAAATATGGTTTCGAGCAGCAACAAGTGCTGCCTCACTCTCCTGGTCGAATG AATAGCCACAATTTGGGGGATCAAGTAGACCCACTTCTGAATTTTACCTCTATGGCGGCCTATTCTAGTCTTTCAG AAACCAATGCTGGAGGTGCAGAACAAGAAGCCATTCACTCTTGTGCGAAGTCTTCTTTACAGAAGGGTGCCATGTCTAAAGGTTCACACGGCATAGCTTCCTCATTTCCGA AGAAGAAGATAGCTTATCCATTTGATGTAGTGAAGCCTGGAGGAGTTGAAGGAGACGTAACCCTAAAAGATATAAATCATCGAATACTCATGCGACCAAAAAGGCCCATTCCACATCCGGTGGGTGACTATGCAGCTCATCCCTGTGCTTCTCCTGCCAGTGGTTTTGGTATCTCTGGAAAATCAGTAGTGGCCCTCACTAAAATTCACACACAGGGAGGAGGCACCATCACTATTATCAGGACGAAGAGCTAA